The following proteins are co-located in the Nymphalis io chromosome 27, ilAglIoxx1.1, whole genome shotgun sequence genome:
- the LOC126778809 gene encoding P protein-like, which translates to MDKFVKRVKVWSGVSRKPSTPELSRSQYSLVSTGELTTEALQVWLKLPRKIKYDPELESFQKCYEKEIANKQENIPLKLKNGSTPETKRLPLVKSAPHLNNNRIEESPSAGKLDGVEIQSPGKHDEGIENHPTSKYPMLAKAGRYVKMTMLLSGWVFFTLIFLMYNEKEEIIRNSSVNPGEIKNYIINVSDSQLTLLVKLSGPFLTEQAEGRMNTSEQDGYRKMDVWLETWSKDMENDGKEISQLWTIMLQENDLDFREGEPRSAILNIETNRTNHSVYALRMRTSANESMPFTMNYKINPLDASTGVLYSCILLFGLYVLIIFEIINRTMAAVLISTASLAVLSLIGERPSLPELISWLDMETLLLLFSMMILVAIMAETGMFDFLAVFTFEVTKGKLWPLITLLCAITALLSTFLDNVTTVLLMTPVTIRLCEVMDMDPVPILMSMVLFSNIGGTATPVGDPPNVIIASNKAVVLAGINFTNFTMHMTLGILLVCVQTYFQLRYIYRDTSKLRLNVPRDIQDLRHQISIWRRAIESLPHLSKDQHVVRERLERKMKKLTVQLDTMVKESSKRVCPKETFQNTLGQLKEKYKIRDKILLLKSTIAISFVVAVFFLHSIPELNRVSLGWTALLGAILLLTLADREDLEPILHRVEWSTLLFFASLFVLMEALSKLGLITFIGGLTESLILKVDENGRLAVAILLLLWVSGITSAFVDNIPLTTMMVRVVIALGSNPTLNLPITPLIWSLSFGACLGGNGTLIGASANVVCAGVAEQHGYRFTFMQFFKIGFPVMIGHLIVASGYLLLCHCVFTWH; encoded by the exons CTAACAAACAAGAAAATATACCACTGAAGCTGAAGAATGGCTCGACACCGGAAACGAAGCGGCTGCCACTCGTCAAATCAGCTCCACATTTGAACAACAATAGGATTGAGGAATCACCAAGTGCTGGAAAGTTAGATGGGGTTGAAAttcaaagcccgggcaaacacgaTGAGGG caTCGAAAATCACCCTACATCAAAATATCCGAtg TTAGCAAAGGCAGGACGTTACGTGAAAATGACAATGTTGCTGTCCGGCTGGGTTTTCTTCACGCTGATTTTCCTGATGTACAACGAGAAGGAAGAAATCATAAGGAACTCTTCAGTCAATCCAGGAGAAATTAAGA ATTACATAATAAACGTATCGGATAGCCAACTTACTCTACTAGTTAAATTATCCGGACCGTTCCTAACAGAGCAAGCGGAAGGGAGAATGAATACATCAGAGCAAGATGGCTATAGAAAAATGGACGTTTGGCTCGAAACGTGGTCGAAGGATATGGAAAACGACGGTAAAGAG ATATCACAACTCTGGACAATTATGCTACAGGAGAATGATTTAGACTTCAGAGAAGGGGAGCCCCGTTCGGCCATCTTGAATATTGAGACGAATCGGACCAATCACAGTGTTTACGCGTTACGTATGCGTACGTCAGCCAATGAGAGCATGCCGTTTACTATGAACTACAAGATAAATCCGCTAGATGCCAGCACAGGTGTTTTGTATTCTTGCATCCTGCTCTTTGGATTGTATGTGTTAATTATATTCGAG ATAATCAACCGCACAATGGCAGCTGTTCTCATATCAACTGCATCTCTGGCCGTCCTCTCTCTTATTGGTGAGAGACCCTCGCTCCCAGAACTAATCTCCTGGCTGGACATGGAAACTCTGCTGCTACTGTTCAGTATGATGATCCTGGTCGCGATAATGGCTGAAACTGGGATGTTTGATTTCCTAGCAGTGTTCACGTTTGAA GTGACCAAAGGGAAACTGTGGCCATTGATAACTCTACTCTGTGCTATCACAGCGTTGCTGTCAACGTTTTTGGACAACGTCACAACTGTCCTGTTGATGACTCCAGTGACaattag ATTATGCGAAGTGATGGACATGGATCCCGTGCCAATATTAATGTCTATGGTACTCTTCAGTAACATAGGGGGTACTGCTACCCCTGTTGGTGATCCCCCTAATGTCATCATTGCTTCGAATAAGGCTGTTGTACTAGCG GGCATAAATTTCACAAATTTCACTATGCATATGACGCTTGGTATACTTCTGGTGTGCGTACAAACATACTTCCAGCTCAGATATATATACAGGGACACCAGCAAGCTACGTCTCAATGTGCCTAGAGATATTCAAG ATCTTCGTCATCAAATTTCAATATGGCGTCGAGCGATAGAATCTCTCCCTCACTTGAGTAAAGATCAGCACGTAGTGAGAGAGAGGCTGGAAAGGAAGATGAAGAAGTTAACAGTCCAGTTGGATACGATGGTCAAAGAGAGTTCGAAGAGAGTCTGCCCGAAGGAGACCTTTCAAAATACCCTCGGACAACTAAAGGAGAAA TACAAAATCCGCGACAAGATATTACTTCTGAAGTCAACGATCGCCATAAGTTTTGTCGTTGCCGTTTTCTTCTTGCACTCGATACCGGAATTAA ATCGAGTGTCTCTCGGCTGGACAGCCCTTTTGGGCGCCATTTTGCTGCTAACGCTCGCCGATCGAGAGGACCTGGAACCGATATTGCATAGGGTCGAATGGTCTACGTTACTGTTTTTTGCGTCACTGTTCGTACTTATGGAA GCTCTTTCGAAACTTGGTCTTATCACATTCATCGGAGGTCTGACAGAATCACTCATATTAAAAGTCGACGAAAACGGTAGACTAGCTGTGGCCATTCTACTTCTATTGTGG GTATCAGGCATTACCTCAGCATTCGTTGACAACATACCGCTCACGACTATGATGGTGCGCGTGGTCATCGCGCTGGGATCCAATCCCACGTTGAACTTGCCCATCACTCCACTCATTTGGTCTCTATCGTTCGGGGCCTGTTTAGGAG GCAACGGAACATTGATCGGTGCAAGTGCGAACGTTGTCTGCGCGGGAGTCGCTGAACAGCACGGCTACAGATTCACATTCATGCAGTTCTTCAAGATCGGTTTCCCGGTTATGATTGGCCATCTCATCGTCGCTTCCGGCTATTTGCTTCTCTGTCATTGCGTCTTCACTTGGCATTGA